A single region of the Aptenodytes patagonicus chromosome 7, bAptPat1.pri.cur, whole genome shotgun sequence genome encodes:
- the FBXO3 gene encoding F-box only protein 3: protein MAAPPDMEPSALSLELLPTDPLLLILSFLDYRDLMSCCYLSRRLNQLSSHDPLWKRHCKKYWLISEGEKSQRNQSWKAIFISTYSDLGRYIRYYATLKKAWDDLEKYLGQRCPRMIGSLKESVREEDLDAVEAQIGCKLPDDYRCSFRIHNGQKLVVPGLMGSMALSNHYRSEDLLDIDTAAGGFQQRLGLKQCLPLTFCIHTGLSQYMALESVEGRNKYEIFYQCPDQMARNPSAIDMFITGTSYLEWFTSYVNKVVTGGYPIIRDQIFRYVHDKECVATTGDITVSVSTSFLPELSSVHPPHYFFTYRIRIEMSKDALPEKACQLDSRYWRITNAKGDVEEVQGPGVVGEFPIISPGRVYEYTSCTTFSTTSGYMEGYYTFHCLYYKDKFFNVTIPRFHMVCPTFKVSTARMETNHNEYAVDEDEDSTDTDEYEDRRRVLDIPAPSGRCPRHT from the exons ATGGCGGCGCCCCCGGACATGGAGCCGTCAGCCCTCAGCCTGGAGCTGCTGCCGACCGACCCGCTGCTGCTCATCCTCAGCTTCCTCGACTACCGGGATTTGATGAG TTGCTGCTATTTAAGTCGAAGATTAAACCAGCTATCAAGCCATGATCCGTTGTGGAAAAGACACTGCAAGAAATACTGGCTTATTTCAGA aggggaaaaaagtcaacgAAATCAGAGCTGGAAAGCCATCTTCATCAGTACCTACTCTGACCTAGGAAGATACATCCGATACTACGCTACCTTGAAAAAAGCCTGGGATGACCTAGAGAAATACTTAGGACAGCGGTGTCCTCGGATGATTGGTTCTTTGAAAG AGAGTGTGCGGGAGGAAGATCTAGATGCTGTGGAAGCACAAATAGGTTGCAAACTCCCTGATGACTATCGATGTTCATTTCGTATTCATAATGGACAGAAGCTAGTTGTTCCTGG TTTGATGGGAAGCATGGCACTGTCGAACCACTACCGCTCTGAGGACTTGTTGGATATCGACACAGCGGCTGGAGGTTTTCAGCAGAGGCTAGGTCTGAAACAATGCCTTCCTCTTACTTTTTGCATTCATACTGGCCTGAGTCAATACATGGCCCTGGAGAGTGTGGAGGGACGAAATAAATACGAGATCTTCTATCAATGTCCA GACCAAATGGCTCGCAATCCATCTGCTATTGATATGTTCATTACAG GTACATCTTACTTGGAATGGTTTACATCCTATGTAAACAAAGTTGTAACTGGTGGTTATCCTATCATCAGAGACCAGATTTTCAG GTATGTGCATGATAAAGAATGTGTTGCTACCACAGGAGATATTACTGTTTCTGTGTCCACATCTTTTCTACCTGAACTCAGTTCTGTGCATCCACCGCATTATTTCTTCACTTACAGAATCAG AATTGAAATGTCCAAAGATGCTCTTCCTGAGAAGGCTTGTCAGCTGGACAGTCGATACTGGAGAATAACAAATGCCAAGGGCGATGTAGAAGAAGTTCAGGGTCCTGGAGTAGTTG GGGAGTTTCCAATTATCAGTCCAGGGAGAGTCTATGAATATACCAGCTGTACTACGTTTTCCACAACATCTGGATATATGGAGGGGTATTACACCTTCCATTGCCTCTACTACAAGGACAAATTCTTTAACGTCACAATTCCCAGATTTCATATGGTGTGTCCAACATTCAAGGTGTCTACTGCACGAATG GAAACAAATCATAATGAATATGCAGTGGATGAAGACGAAGATTCCACAGACACTGATGAATATGAAGATCGACGTAGAGTGTTGGACATTCCTGCACCTTCTGGACGCTGCCCGCGTCATAcctga
- the LOC143163086 gene encoding CD59 glycoprotein-like, which translates to MIKMNCILLTACIVLVAFCSCGYTLRCYHCENSPSLCKTNSTCLATEDTCLQMKFGKLRTSSCWKASQCSVNDIAEFFQLDNFEFFCCQHDLCNESAITGFNKAAFSIASVMTMLWMVL; encoded by the exons ATGATCAAGATGAACTGCATACTGTTAACCGCCTGCATTGTTCTGGTTGCTTTTTGTAGTTGTG GTTATACCCTAAGGTGTTACCACTGTGAGAACAGCCCTTCCTTGTGCAAGACCAATAGCACTTGCTTAGCAACTGAAGATACTTGCTTGCAGATGAAATTTG gtaaattGAGAACTTCCTCCTGCTGGAAGGCATCCCAGTGCAGTGTGAATGATATTGCCGAATTCTTCCAGTTggataattttgaattcttttgctGCCAACACGACTTGTGCAATGAGAGCGCGATTACTGGGTTTAACAAAGCAGCCTTCAGTATTGCCTCTGTAATGACCATGTTATGGATGGTGCTGTAA